From a single Deinococcus detaillensis genomic region:
- a CDS encoding DUF6755 family protein has product MTGSSRPRYAQRTLIVGVLLAFVLIFWSIQLFILMLALDAVLGKEYALLWPAALSSALLATLTLWLVRLIPREPRE; this is encoded by the coding sequence TTGACCGGCTCCTCGCGCCCCCGCTATGCCCAGCGCACCTTGATTGTCGGCGTGCTGCTGGCCTTCGTCCTGATTTTCTGGAGCATTCAACTGTTCATCCTGATGCTGGCGCTGGACGCCGTTCTGGGCAAGGAATATGCCCTGCTGTGGCCCGCCGCCCTGAGCAGTGCGCTGCTGGCCACCCTGACGCTATGGCTGGTGCGGCTGATTCCCCGCGAGCCACGCGAATAA
- a CDS encoding S9 family peptidase: MNEDHRTVLPYGAWPSPITADAITAGSVGLGGVTVDGPDVYWLESRSNEGGRSVLVRLTPDAAASDVTPPPFNIRSRVHEYGGRCHAVQDGTVYFSHFADNRLYQQVQGKKPQPITPELEVRYADLEIDLSRGRLIAVREDHRENDREARNELVAIQLGGPNLEGGVVLATGADFYASPRLSPDGHQLTWVEWNHPNMPWDETRLMLAHIAADGSLGGVQQVAGGTNESVQEPRWSPGGVLHFVSDRSGWWNLYRLKPDAQALYPLDAEFSTPQWQFGSSNYVFLAEERLICAYHQKGRTHLARLELRESGWQLSELATPFTSAADLYVQGQSVVLRAGAPDRAPCIARLSVSGDVEILHESSTFTLSPADLSVPEAVEFPTEGAKTSHAFLYLPRNAETRAPEGEKPPLLVMIHGGPTGATDAVLDLSVQFWTSRGVAVLDVNYGGSTGFGRAYRQRLNGEWGVVDVQDCVNAALYVAERGDADIHRLAITGGSAGGYTTLCALTFSDVFAAGASHYGVSDAEALAQDTHKFESRYLDSMIGPYPQEKARYQARSPIHFTEQLRRPVVFFQGLEDKVVPPDQARKMFEAVRSRGLPTALVEFEGEGHGFRRAENIKRALEGELEFYGQVFGFTPSGITPGLDIVLSP; encoded by the coding sequence ATGAACGAGGATCACCGAACCGTCTTGCCTTACGGCGCATGGCCTTCACCCATCACCGCCGACGCCATCACTGCTGGGAGCGTGGGGCTGGGCGGCGTCACGGTGGACGGGCCGGACGTGTACTGGCTTGAAAGCCGCTCCAATGAAGGCGGACGCAGCGTGCTGGTACGCCTCACGCCGGACGCAGCCGCCAGCGACGTCACGCCGCCGCCGTTCAATATCCGCAGCCGGGTTCACGAGTATGGCGGGCGCTGCCACGCTGTTCAGGACGGCACCGTCTATTTCAGCCACTTCGCCGACAACCGGCTTTACCAGCAGGTACAGGGTAAAAAGCCGCAGCCGATCACGCCGGAGTTGGAAGTGCGGTATGCCGATCTGGAAATTGATCTGTCGAGGGGCCGCTTGATCGCCGTCCGCGAAGACCACCGTGAGAATGACCGCGAAGCGCGTAACGAGCTGGTGGCCATCCAACTCGGTGGCCCCAACCTTGAAGGCGGCGTCGTCCTGGCAACTGGCGCGGACTTTTACGCCTCGCCGCGCCTGAGTCCCGACGGCCACCAACTCACCTGGGTGGAATGGAACCATCCGAACATGCCCTGGGACGAAACGCGCTTGATGCTGGCGCACATCGCGGCGGACGGCTCGCTCGGCGGCGTGCAACAGGTGGCGGGCGGCACGAACGAATCGGTGCAGGAGCCGCGCTGGTCGCCCGGTGGCGTGCTGCACTTCGTCTCGGACCGGAGCGGGTGGTGGAATCTCTACCGGCTGAAACCGGACGCGCAGGCCCTTTATCCGCTGGACGCCGAATTCAGCACTCCGCAGTGGCAATTCGGTTCCTCGAACTATGTTTTCCTGGCCGAGGAGCGGTTGATCTGCGCTTATCACCAAAAGGGCCGCACCCACTTGGCGCGTTTAGAACTTCGGGAGAGCGGCTGGCAGCTCAGCGAACTCGCTACGCCCTTCACCTCCGCTGCGGATTTGTATGTTCAAGGCCAGAGTGTGGTGCTGAGAGCGGGCGCACCGGACCGTGCGCCGTGCATTGCCCGTTTGAGTGTCAGCGGCGACGTCGAGATTTTGCATGAATCCTCGACCTTCACCTTGTCGCCTGCCGATTTGAGCGTGCCGGAAGCCGTCGAGTTTCCCACCGAGGGAGCAAAGACGTCCCACGCTTTTTTGTATCTGCCCCGCAACGCTGAGACGCGTGCGCCGGAGGGTGAAAAACCGCCGCTGCTGGTGATGATTCACGGCGGGCCGACCGGGGCCACCGACGCAGTGCTCGATCTCTCGGTGCAGTTCTGGACCAGCCGGGGCGTCGCGGTGCTGGACGTAAATTACGGCGGCTCCACCGGGTTCGGGCGGGCTTATCGGCAGCGGCTCAACGGCGAGTGGGGCGTGGTGGACGTGCAAGACTGCGTGAACGCGGCGCTTTACGTGGCGGAGCGCGGCGACGCCGACATTCACCGGCTGGCGATTACTGGAGGCAGCGCGGGCGGATACACCACCCTGTGTGCGCTGACGTTTTCTGACGTGTTCGCTGCCGGGGCCAGCCACTACGGGGTCAGCGACGCTGAAGCGCTGGCGCAAGACACCCACAAGTTCGAGAGCCGCTACCTCGACAGCATGATCGGTCCCTACCCCCAGGAAAAAGCCCGCTACCAAGCACGTTCACCGATTCATTTCACCGAGCAGCTTAGGCGTCCGGTGGTGTTTTTTCAGGGTCTAGAGGACAAGGTGGTGCCGCCGGATCAGGCGCGGAAGATGTTCGAGGCTGTGCGCTCACGCGGTTTGCCGACGGCATTGGTGGAATTTGAGGGCGAAGGGCACGGATTTCGCCGCGCCGAGAATATCAAGCGGGCACTCGAAGGAGAACTGGAATTTTACGGTCAGGTGTTCGGCTTCACGCCGTCAGGGATCACGCCTGGCCTGGACATTGTCCTGTCACCTTGA
- a CDS encoding BTAD domain-containing putative transcriptional regulator, with amino-acid sequence MPSQLMQTLSWTAGTLSSDPRQFFHVVRVLLADLRRATGMDVAELFLADPQQTTLFLSGYSGGDHSAFFERTVFRFGEGFPGRAAQGREALECSELVGDPRFLRVRVKVLGYHAFVSVPLVLPHAVIGVLNLAAQNGEQLEQARQRLEQIAPLLAASLYAVLTSLSERTLGRVQSGHTPQERALGLLEENLKATSALRAALHPRQGTAVETHPGQIHPCPGPERCPALRGLVQISGHAELNCSLQPRDVQTVCLPVWHGGEVIGVETVQFSKSLTSGVLTEAAAPLLWMTRLAAHALDLDAGRPDPAPVPWLEIETLGAFRVRRQGQILSPRNFKRRQAHELLKLLITRWGRPVTVEELCEVLWPGEAYGQRVMARLHVTLNALRQVLEPPEGDRTQVLVRDGGAYRFAPGIPVHLDVQAFEVLVRQGDTQHGEDAVASYAQALELYRGDFLEDDPFTDWYALERDYLRELALRALFRTGEIQTAAGQWQSAQMAYTRILTIDPNRFEAYEALISLLTLLNRTEDAQVCWERYSRAYGQAPPTFPRPIVARKPAGQLLG; translated from the coding sequence ATGCCCAGCCAACTCATGCAAACCCTGAGCTGGACAGCAGGGACGCTCAGCAGCGATCCGCGCCAGTTTTTCCATGTGGTGCGGGTCTTGCTGGCCGATCTGCGCCGGGCGACGGGGATGGACGTGGCCGAGTTGTTTCTGGCCGATCCGCAGCAGACCACGCTGTTTCTGAGCGGCTATTCCGGGGGGGATCACTCGGCGTTCTTCGAGCGCACGGTCTTCCGCTTCGGCGAAGGTTTTCCAGGCCGCGCCGCCCAGGGGCGAGAAGCGCTGGAATGCAGCGAGCTGGTGGGTGACCCCCGCTTTCTGCGCGTGCGGGTCAAGGTGCTGGGCTACCACGCATTTGTCAGTGTGCCGCTGGTTCTGCCTCACGCGGTCATTGGCGTATTGAATCTGGCGGCCCAGAACGGTGAACAACTGGAGCAGGCGCGGCAGCGTCTGGAGCAGATCGCCCCGCTGCTGGCCGCCAGCTTATACGCGGTGCTGACTTCCCTGAGTGAGCGCACGCTGGGGCGGGTACAATCGGGCCACACACCACAGGAGCGAGCGCTGGGGCTGCTCGAAGAAAACCTGAAAGCCACCTCTGCGCTCCGGGCGGCGCTGCATCCCCGGCAGGGCACGGCGGTGGAAACCCATCCTGGTCAGATTCACCCCTGCCCCGGTCCGGAGCGCTGCCCGGCCCTGCGCGGTCTGGTGCAGATTTCGGGACACGCCGAGCTGAACTGCTCTCTCCAGCCCAGAGATGTGCAGACCGTCTGCCTGCCGGTCTGGCACGGCGGCGAGGTCATCGGCGTGGAAACCGTCCAATTTTCCAAGAGTCTGACATCTGGGGTGCTGACCGAGGCCGCCGCACCGCTGCTGTGGATGACCCGGTTGGCCGCGCACGCCCTTGATTTGGACGCCGGGCGGCCCGACCCCGCACCTGTGCCCTGGCTGGAGATTGAAACGCTGGGTGCGTTCCGGGTGCGCCGCCAGGGCCAGATCCTCTCGCCCCGCAACTTCAAACGGCGGCAAGCCCACGAACTGCTCAAGCTGCTGATTACCCGCTGGGGCCGTCCGGTCACGGTGGAAGAACTGTGCGAGGTGCTGTGGCCCGGCGAGGCCTATGGGCAGCGAGTGATGGCCCGCTTGCACGTCACCCTGAACGCCCTGCGGCAGGTGCTGGAACCGCCGGAAGGAGACAGAACACAGGTGCTGGTGCGTGATGGTGGGGCGTACCGTTTTGCGCCGGGTATACCTGTTCACCTAGACGTTCAGGCATTTGAAGTGCTGGTCCGGCAGGGAGACACGCAGCACGGCGAGGATGCCGTCGCCAGCTACGCGCAGGCGCTGGAGCTGTATCGGGGCGACTTTCTGGAAGACGACCCGTTTACCGACTGGTACGCGTTGGAACGTGATTATCTGCGCGAACTCGCCCTGCGTGCGCTGTTCAGAACGGGGGAGATCCAGACCGCTGCGGGCCAGTGGCAGAGCGCCCAGATGGCCTACACCCGCATTCTGACCATAGATCCCAACCGGTTTGAAGCCTATGAGGCGCTCATTTCCCTTCTCACTTTACTGAACAGGACTGAGGACGCCCAGGTCTGTTGGGAACGCTACAGCCGGGCCTACGGTCAGGCCCCACCCACCTTTCCCCGCCCAATTGTGGCGAGGAAACCGGCAGGGCAGCTGCTTGGGTAG
- a CDS encoding MFS transporter produces MTTSESSKHQSSAYLSEWTPNDPVFWEREGKVRAWRTLWVTTFGLTLAFAVWFMVSAIVVRLNDIGFNLSKDQLFWLTAMPGLSAGLTRLRHMFLVSVYGSRTTLTLSTLGLLIPAVGWGLAVQNPGTPFWVLLSLAFLAGMGGGNFSSFMPSTSLFFPKKMQGTALGIQAGIGNFGVSMVQFLTPWVVGVNLFWFLGSKSEQWVFAEKTSTIWLQNASWVYIPWLIAAAVLSWLLIRNVPIKANMKEQLAIFGDKHTWIMTSIYMMTFGAFSGLAAAFPLLIKTLYGGFENAPLPLKFAFLGPLIGSAVRVLFGLIADKTGGAILTSISAIGMGISAVAVTFFVTPTDLTSFPMFVGTMLAIFFFSGIGNASTFRQMPVIFNPPYSAGVIGWTAAIAAFGPFIVSMLISFNLAASGNVKGFFYGLAVFCVLNLGLNWWFYGRRGAEKPS; encoded by the coding sequence GTGACCACCTCCGAATCTTCCAAACACCAGTCCTCTGCTTACCTCTCCGAATGGACGCCCAATGATCCCGTCTTCTGGGAGCGGGAGGGCAAGGTCCGCGCCTGGCGCACACTGTGGGTGACCACCTTCGGCCTTACGCTGGCCTTCGCAGTGTGGTTCATGGTGTCGGCCATCGTCGTGCGCCTGAACGACATCGGCTTCAACCTCAGCAAGGACCAACTGTTCTGGCTGACCGCCATGCCAGGACTGTCAGCGGGACTGACCCGCTTGCGCCATATGTTTTTGGTATCGGTCTACGGTTCGCGTACCACGCTGACCCTCTCCACGCTGGGCCTGCTGATTCCGGCGGTGGGCTGGGGACTGGCGGTACAGAATCCTGGGACCCCCTTCTGGGTGCTTCTATCGCTGGCCTTCCTGGCGGGCATGGGTGGGGGCAATTTCAGTTCATTCATGCCCAGCACCAGCCTGTTTTTTCCCAAGAAGATGCAGGGCACGGCGCTGGGTATTCAGGCAGGCATCGGCAATTTTGGCGTGTCGATGGTGCAATTCCTGACGCCCTGGGTGGTGGGCGTCAACCTGTTCTGGTTTCTGGGCAGCAAATCTGAGCAGTGGGTCTTTGCCGAGAAAACCAGCACCATCTGGCTTCAGAACGCCTCATGGGTCTACATTCCCTGGCTGATTGCCGCTGCCGTGCTGAGCTGGCTGCTGATCCGCAACGTACCGATCAAGGCCAACATGAAAGAGCAGCTCGCCATCTTCGGGGACAAGCACACCTGGATCATGACCAGCATCTACATGATGACCTTCGGGGCCTTCAGTGGGCTGGCCGCCGCTTTTCCGCTGCTGATCAAGACGCTGTACGGCGGCTTCGAGAACGCGCCCCTGCCTCTGAAGTTCGCCTTCCTGGGGCCGCTGATCGGCTCGGCGGTGCGCGTCCTGTTCGGCTTGATTGCCGACAAGACGGGCGGCGCGATTCTCACGTCGATCAGCGCCATCGGCATGGGCATCTCCGCCGTTGCGGTGACCTTTTTCGTCACCCCCACCGATCTGACCAGCTTCCCGATGTTCGTGGGCACCATGCTCGCCATCTTCTTCTTCAGCGGCATCGGCAACGCGTCTACGTTCCGGCAGATGCCCGTCATCTTCAACCCGCCGTACAGCGCGGGCGTGATCGGCTGGACAGCGGCCATCGCTGCCTTCGGACCGTTCATCGTCAGCATGCTGATCAGTTTTAATCTGGCAGCCAGCGGCAACGTCAAGGGATTTTTCTACGGTCTGGCCGTGTTCTGCGTGCTGAATCTGGGCCTGAACTGGTGGTTCTACGGACGCCGGGGCGCAGAAAAGCCGAGTTAA
- a CDS encoding QcrA and Rieske domain-containing protein, which translates to MTPPKPPKTGPHHAPHWKTDFSVDWDATDYVSRREFTRFLGLSSAGMAVGTVLIAGLASVGAQPVPEVPPLRLGKVEDFLPGSSSAFEYPQKGQYSLLVRHEDGTFSSYGQKCPHLGCAVYYEPREKVLECPCHEGYFNARTGDVISGPPQRGLSLVKLEIRDGEIWAVGGGGH; encoded by the coding sequence ATGACCCCGCCCAAACCGCCCAAAACTGGTCCGCATCATGCGCCGCACTGGAAGACCGACTTCAGCGTGGACTGGGACGCCACCGATTACGTCTCGCGCCGCGAATTTACCCGCTTCCTGGGCCTGAGCAGCGCAGGCATGGCCGTCGGCACGGTACTGATCGCCGGGCTGGCGAGTGTGGGCGCGCAGCCCGTCCCGGAAGTTCCGCCGCTGCGACTCGGCAAGGTGGAGGACTTCCTACCCGGCTCCTCCAGCGCCTTCGAATACCCCCAGAAAGGCCAGTACTCGCTGCTGGTGCGTCACGAGGACGGCACCTTCAGCTCCTACGGCCAGAAATGCCCGCACCTGGGCTGCGCTGTCTATTACGAACCGCGCGAGAAGGTGCTGGAATGCCCCTGCCACGAGGGCTATTTCAATGCGCGGACGGGTGACGTGATCTCCGGGCCGCCGCAGCGGGGACTGAGCCTGGTCAAGCTGGAGATCCGAGACGGCGAGATCTGGGCCGTGGGAGGAGGAGGGCATTGA